Below is a genomic region from Pyrococcus kukulkanii.
GTTGTAGAATGCGTGGGCGAGAACTATGGCCTTCCATGAGTACAGGATGTCTAATCCTCCAAAAGGCCCACCCTTTCCAAATAGGAGTATGAAACCTAGGGCCACCATCACGCTGGGCATCACGAAAGGAATCGTCATTATCGCCTTCAGAATTCTCTTCCCAGGAAAGTCGTACTTCCCAAAGACGTAGGCCCCAGGAAGACCTATGGCAAGGGTCAGAAGAGTTGAGGCCAGGGCTTGGGCGAATGTGAAAGATATTATCCTCTTATGGTAAGAATCCGAGAGAATCTGGATTATAGCTCTGGGATCAAAGCCCAAACCTATGACCGAGAGCAGGGGGAGGTAGAAGAAGATAAGCAGGAACGCAAAGGCCGGAAGTGTTAGGATAACCCTTCTCATGTTTCAAGGTCAGTGTTCCTTTTTAAAGCGTTTCTAATGGCCAACAACTCCAATCTCCCCTGGGGTTTTATTACCCCGTTTGGCAGATCAACGAACAGAACGTTCTTCCTGACAAGCTCTCTTACCGGCTCTGATATTTTGCCGTCAAATGGGATGGTTTCTTTATTTAAGAACTCCCTCAGGATATCAGCAATGCCTGGCATATCTATAATACTGTTTATCATCTGGGTCCTAATCCTAAGTTGCTTCTCGCACCATTCCTTCAACCTATCTCTGTGTTTAACTGCCTCAATGAGATAAACTGGCTTTCCTCCAAAATAGCTCCAAACGAACTCTGCCTCCTCATCTTCAAGTCCCAATTCTTTCAGAAACTTGAGTGTAGTGTTTTTATCTAGGTCATCGACTAGGAAGTAGTCAGCTCTTCCGTAGAGCATTGCCTCCCCATATATCTTCTCAAGGAACAGGCTGTCGGAGGTTATTACGAATACGTGGGCTAAATGCAACTCCTTCGTTAGCCTTATGAAGAAGTTAAAGAGGCTGTAGATAAAGGGCCCATCAATTTTCAAATCTCCAATAACCTGTAATTCATCGAGAATTAAAATTGGAATTTTACCTTTTTCTTTTAGACTATTGAAGTAACCTTCGAGGAACACAAAGGGATCTTCTTCATATTTGAGAAGCTTTCTCAGGATGCTCTCAGGCACAGGAATTCCTCTATAAGCCAAACCACTTTTTATGATCTCGGATATTATCTCGGCCATGGATTCCTTTTTAATGCTAAACATGACATTTATAAACTCTTCATAGGTTGGGATGAACCTCCCCCTTAGGTTTATAGAAAAGGTTACATACTTGTCAGAAAGTCTGCCAATAAATTCTTCCATCAGTGTAGTTTTTCCGGAATTTATTGGTCCATAGACAAAAATTATCATGTTTGGCTCGTATGTGATCAAATTCATAAGCTCCTTAAGCTCCCTCTCCCTGTCGAAGAACATCTTTCTCCCCCATATTTAAGATGCACGGGAAAATTAAAGCTTAACTATCCTTGCAGCCGAGAACTTCAATTCCGGAGTTCCGGCCTTATTTAATGCGTCGTTAGTTAGAACATTTGCATCGAAGTGGAAGGGCACAATTATCACTCCTTCTTTCACGTTGGCTATCTTCGCCTTCAGGGTTAAGCTACCCCTCCTAGTTTCAACCTTAACTAGATCCCCATCCTTTATCCCGTACTTCTCCGCGTCCTCCCTGCTTATGTAAACCACGGGCTCGCTCATCAGCTTCACGAGGGATGGACTTCTCAGGGTCATCTCTCCGGTGTTGTAGTGGCTTATCACCCTGACCGTGGTTAATATCAGTGGATACTCCCCGTTGGGCGTTTCCCAGGGCATTATCTGCTCCACCGCGTACATCCTAGCCTTTCCATCTGGAGTTGAGAACTGGATCGTGTGAAGCCTCCTGTAGGGGATTATTATTCCCTCGGAGTTCTTCAGCTCTTCAGCGCTTCTCCCCTCAAGCTCTGGAAACATCTTGAAGTACTCCTCTGTTATCTCCTCGACTCTTGAGTAGTTGAAGCCTGGCAATCCCAGGACTTTGCCAAGCTCGCTCAGGATTACCCAGTCAGGCTTGGCCTCCCCTGGGGGATCGCAGACCTTGGAGCTCCACTGGATCCTCCTTTCGCTGTTCATGTAGCTCCCTTCCTTCTCGCAGAAGGCTGCTGCTGGAAGAACGTAGTGAGCAAATCTAGCTGTTCTCGTGAGGAATATGTCCTGAACTACGAGCAGATCAAGCTTCGTTAAGGCCTTTCTAACCTTTAAGACGTTAGCCTCGCTCACTGCTGGATTCTCCCCAACTATGTAGAGGGCCTTAATCTCGCCTTCAAGTATGGCATCCCAGAGCTCCGTTAAGTAAAATCCCCTCTCCGTTGGGAGGTCTTCAACTCCCCAGAGCCTCGCGACCCTCTTCCTGAAGTTCTCATCGTTTAGGGGTATGTACCCAGGGAGAAACTCGCTCAGAGCCCCCATATATGCGGCTCCCTGGACGTTGTTCTGGCCTCTCATTGGGTAAAGGCCGCCTCTGTCCCCTATATATCCCAAAAGGAGGGCTATGTCTATTATCGCGAGAACGTTCTCCACTCCGGAAACATGTTGCGTTAAGCCCATCCCCCACATTATCGCCCCGCTTCCAGCCTTCGCAAAGACCCTGGCAACTTCCCTTATTAGCCTAGAATCAACACCAGTAACCTTCTCAGCGTACTCCGGGGTGTACTTCTTAACCCCCATCTTAACCTCCGAGAACCCTGTAGTTCTCGTCTTAACGAAGTCCTTATTGTACAGGCCCTCAGATATTATGACGTTCATTATTGCATTTGCAAGTGTTATGTCCGTTCCAGGCTTGATTATGACCTTGTAATCTGCAAGCTTCATGGTTGTGGTCTCCCTCACATCGACAACTATTATTTTCGCCCCCTTCTTCTTTGCCTTCAGTATGTAATCCATGACAACGGGGTGGGTTTCGGCCGGATTGTAGCCCCAGATGAGTACGGCCTTAACGTTCTCCAAGTCAGAATATGGATTGGTTTGGGCTCCAGTTCCAAGTGTCATCTTCAAAGCGTGAACGCTGGCTTCATGGCATAGACGGGCACAATTATCGATGTTATTCGTTCCAAAAAGCCTAGCTATCTTTTGAAGGAGGTAGTTTTCCTCATTTGAAACCTTTGAAGAAGCTATGAACGCAACGGCATCTGCTCCATAGTTCTCCCTTATTTCAAGGAGCCTTGAAGAAATCTCTTCCATGGCCTTATCCCAGCTAATTCTAACGAAGTCCTCTCCCACCTTTTTTAAGGGATACATGAGTCTGTCCTTAGAGAACACGAACTCTAGGGCATGCAGTCCTTTTGGGCAGAGCTTCCCCCTATTGGGCTCTCCCTTGTAGGGGGTTATCTTGAGGGTCTTCGGATCTATAAGGATGTTACAGCCAAAGCCACAATAGGGACAGACTACCTTTATCACTCTACCACCAATAAACATGAATACGTCAAAAATATAAAGATTTTTGGCCAAAATTGACCAATTTATGTTAATCTTTTATTTTTCCCTTAAAACCTTACCCTTCAGGGCAAGGAGACGGCCAGATTTCAGATTTCATTTAAAAATATTTATTTTTGGCCTAAACCTTCATTACTAGAAGGGGGAAATCAACATGGAGCGCCTTGAATACCAGGTTGAATTAGAATGGGATGGCAATGTTGGGAGTGAGGCTAAGGTTAGGGAGTTCTCGTTCAGGATTGACACGAAGACGGATGGTCATAACTCTGGACCAAATCCCACAGAGTACCTGCTTGCCGCCATAGGTGGCTGTTTAACCGTGAACTGGGGCAGGCTTATAAAGAAAATGCGTCTGAAGGTCGAGAGCATGGAAATAACAGTCTATGGATGGAGGGACAGGAAAGAGCCTCAATTGAAGGAGATTACCTACAAGATCCGTATCGTGACGAACGAGCCCGAGAAAAAGATACTCCGTGTCAAGGAGCTCGCCGAGAAGTATGGGACGGTCTTCAACACAGTTGGGGCGGGGAAGATAAAGGGTGATGTGGAGATAGTCAGGCCTAGGTGAACCTTCTTTCCAGGACTTTTCTGTGGATTGCAGTGCCCGTGAGGAAGAACGCGAGGCCAAACAGGGCCAGCATTAAAAGGTCAAGCCACACTGGAAGGTAGCCCTTTCCGATGGAGTGCCTCAGGGCGTCGACGTAGTATGTCAGCGGTGAGACGAAGGAAATCCACCTACCATAGGTTGGCAGGTTTTCGATGGGGACGAAGATACCGCTGATGAAGAGGAGCGAGAACTTAACGAGCGAGGACAGCATCATAACGTCAGCTGGGACGTCCGTGGGAGGATAGGAGGACATGAGCACCGTCATTGCGGAGAAGCACCCGACCGCCAAGAGCGTGGACAGTATGAAGAGCCAGATAGCAGGGTGGACTGAGAGGTAGAGCATTGCGGGAACGGTTATCGCAAACGTTATCGCCAGCCCGAAGTAGAGGGAAGCCTGAAAGTCGCCGAGGAGCACCGTTGTTAATGAAACTGGAGCGGTTATGAGCCTCTCGAATGTCCTCCCCCTACACTCCCACGGGATTATCGTGGGGCCGACGGCCGTTGACGTGAAGAAGGCCGTCATGGCCGTTAGAGCAACGAAGAGATGGCTGCCCGAGAGGTTGCGCCCTATCATGAAAGCTAGGAACAGGAAGAAGGGGAAGAGGAGGCCCATTATCACGACGGGCCCCTTGAGGTAGAAGATGCGCATGTCCTTCTTCGCTACGGCAAAAGAACGCTTCAGCGTTTCAATCATTCCCCTCACCCACCAGCTTGATGAAGACGTCCTCCAGTGAAGGAGAGAGCGTTCTTAGGCTCACTATCCGCAGGTTATTTCTTTCGGCGTAGTGGACGAGCTCCTTAACCGTTGCATCTGGGTCGTTCGTGAAAACCCTCGCCTTGTCCCCCATCAGCTCGACCCTCGTTGCCGAGGCTATCTCAGAGGGGTCAAGTTTCATCGGCTCAAAGCTAACTTCAACTGAAATGCTACCCTTAACCAGTTGCTTTAGCTTCTCGGGCGTGTCAATCGCTATTAGCTTTCCCCTCCTTATGATTCCAATTCTCTCGCACAGCTCGTTTGCGTCAACCATGTTGTGGGTCGTCATGAATATCGTCTTTCCCTTCCTCTTCTCCTCGCGGATGACGTCCTTTATCAGGCGTGCGCTTATAACATCGAGTCCGCTCGTCGGCTCATCCAGAATTAGAAGCTCTGGGTCGCTTATCATCGCCATCGCGAGGATGAGGCGCTGTCTCATGCCCTTGGAAAAGGCCCTCACCTTCACGTTCCTCTTCTCGTAAAGAGCAAAAAGCTTGAGGAGTTCAATTGAGCGTTTCTCTATCTCCCGTCGCTCCATTCCGTAGAGCTCGCCCATAAGCCTGAGGTTCTGCATCGCCGTCAGATCAACGTAGGGGTTAGCCATCTCTGGAACTATGCCCATCCTTTCTCTTGCCTTTATCTTTTCCCTCTCGTCAAGCATGTCATAGCCGAGAACCCTTATCTCCCCAGAACTCGGCTTCAAAATGCCGGTAATCGTTCTAACTGTGGTTGTCTTTCCAGCCCCATTCGGACCAAGGAAACCAAAAATCTCGCCTTTCTTAACGTCAAAGCTCACGTTATCAACGGCGAGAAAGGAGCCGTAGTACTTGGTGAGTCCCACGACTTCTATGGCTTTCATGCCCTTGACACCTGAATGAACTAAGGTTCATGGATTAAAAGTCTTTGGAACTGAATGAAGCTATAGGAGAATTAGAAGCTATAAGAGAATCTGCTGAGATGAATACATGGAAAAGTGAGTTTTACTAGAAATTTTTCACATGTAGTATCTATCAATCGAACTAAGCTTTATAAAAGTGTCAAAGCCTTATTTTAGGTGAGCCTAATGAAAGAAGATTACCCTAAGTTATTTGAACCGATAAATATCGGTAACGTTGAGCTCATGAACAGAGTAGTATTTGCGCCGATATCGACAAACTTTGCCCGTGAGAACGGAAGGCTAACGGAGAGATTCGTCAAGCACTACAAGAGACGCGCAAGGGGTGGTGTTGGTCTGATAATAGTAGAAAACACATCCATAGATTTTCCAGAAGGAAAACACATGCCTCTCCAGCCGAGGATTGACTCAAAAGCCGTCCTCAAGGGTTAGGAATGGTTGACCTTTGAGGTTCACAAGAGTAGTACGAATAAATCGAGGATGCAACCTGAGTAGGTGCTGTGAAAAGTTTCTCAGGCCTTAGAGCCTTCGATAATCACATTGGCTTCTTACTTTCCGCCCACTTCGCCCTCAGGCTAGCGAAGAGCCTTACGAAGAGTATCATGAGTATCATGTCGCTGAAGGGACCTCCTAAGGCGGTTCCAACAGCCGCGAGGGAGCCAAACGTCCCTATTGCCATCGCCGTCGCGAGGGTCATGTTGGAGCCGGTTGAATATACGAGAGATATGATGTGCTCTAGAGGAAAGCCAAGCGCTTTTCCGGTGAAATAAGCTATGGCCGCACGCGTTAGGAAGTATGCGTTCATTATGAGCGCTCCAACGACTATAACCTCCGGCTTCTCGACTATCATCTTCCCGTTTATGCCGAAGACCACGGTTATCATCCAGTACATGCCGAGGAGCGAGAGGCCCACAAGGGGCTCCTTGAGCTTCATGAGGGCATCTTTTCCCTTCCACCTCAGAACCGCGTACTTCGTCAGCTGGCCCGCTACGAGGGGCACTATGATATAGAGGACGAGCGACTTGAGGAGGAGCCACGTGGGGACTTTTATGAGTGTGTGGAGGAGCAACTTGGCGTAAACGGGCATGACGAAGAGCGAGAGGATGAACGTCCACACAACGCCGACGAGCGTCAGCTGAAACTTTCCGCCCGCGAGGTTCGTGAATGCTGGAGCCGAGCTGGGGAGGGGGGCGAGGCTTATCAGCACAACCCCAGCGAGCAGCCTCGGGTCAGTATTAGGCATTACCGCAAGCCAGAACTTGATGAGGAACCACGTTAAAGCTGGG
It encodes:
- the fdhF gene encoding formate dehydrogenase subunit alpha, whose product is MFIGGRVIKVVCPYCGFGCNILIDPKTLKITPYKGEPNRGKLCPKGLHALEFVFSKDRLMYPLKKVGEDFVRISWDKAMEEISSRLLEIRENYGADAVAFIASSKVSNEENYLLQKIARLFGTNNIDNCARLCHEASVHALKMTLGTGAQTNPYSDLENVKAVLIWGYNPAETHPVVMDYILKAKKKGAKIIVVDVRETTTMKLADYKVIIKPGTDITLANAIMNVIISEGLYNKDFVKTRTTGFSEVKMGVKKYTPEYAEKVTGVDSRLIREVARVFAKAGSGAIMWGMGLTQHVSGVENVLAIIDIALLLGYIGDRGGLYPMRGQNNVQGAAYMGALSEFLPGYIPLNDENFRKRVARLWGVEDLPTERGFYLTELWDAILEGEIKALYIVGENPAVSEANVLKVRKALTKLDLLVVQDIFLTRTARFAHYVLPAAAFCEKEGSYMNSERRIQWSSKVCDPPGEAKPDWVILSELGKVLGLPGFNYSRVEEITEEYFKMFPELEGRSAEELKNSEGIIIPYRRLHTIQFSTPDGKARMYAVEQIMPWETPNGEYPLILTTVRVISHYNTGEMTLRSPSLVKLMSEPVVYISREDAEKYGIKDGDLVKVETRRGSLTLKAKIANVKEGVIIVPFHFDANVLTNDALNKAGTPELKFSAARIVKL
- a CDS encoding arsenic resistance protein, which produces MKVVKFLKDRMIYIVFTLIILSSYAGIYHREVFLSLKWTLPIALFMMLFQPMVFMDIRKAFTTRTEIKTKYLVALTAFYVLLFPALTWFLIKFWLAVMPNTDPRLLAGVVLISLAPLPSSAPAFTNLAGGKFQLTLVGVVWTFILSLFVMPVYAKLLLHTLIKVPTWLLLKSLVLYIIVPLVAGQLTKYAVLRWKGKDALMKLKEPLVGLSLLGMYWMITVVFGINGKMIVEKPEVIVVGALIMNAYFLTRAAIAYFTGKALGFPLEHIISLVYSTGSNMTLATAMAIGTFGSLAAVGTALGGPFSDMILMILFVRLFASLRAKWAESKKPM
- a CDS encoding ATP-binding cassette domain-containing protein → MKAIEVVGLTKYYGSFLAVDNVSFDVKKGEIFGFLGPNGAGKTTTVRTITGILKPSSGEIRVLGYDMLDEREKIKARERMGIVPEMANPYVDLTAMQNLRLMGELYGMERREIEKRSIELLKLFALYEKRNVKVRAFSKGMRQRLILAMAMISDPELLILDEPTSGLDVISARLIKDVIREEKRKGKTIFMTTHNMVDANELCERIGIIRRGKLIAIDTPEKLKQLVKGSISVEVSFEPMKLDPSEIASATRVELMGDKARVFTNDPDATVKELVHYAERNNLRIVSLRTLSPSLEDVFIKLVGEGND
- a CDS encoding ABC transporter permease, translated to MIETLKRSFAVAKKDMRIFYLKGPVVIMGLLFPFFLFLAFMIGRNLSGSHLFVALTAMTAFFTSTAVGPTIIPWECRGRTFERLITAPVSLTTVLLGDFQASLYFGLAITFAITVPAMLYLSVHPAIWLFILSTLLAVGCFSAMTVLMSSYPPTDVPADVMMLSSLVKFSLLFISGIFVPIENLPTYGRWISFVSPLTYYVDALRHSIGKGYLPVWLDLLMLALFGLAFFLTGTAIHRKVLERRFT
- a CDS encoding oxidoreductase, giving the protein MKEDYPKLFEPINIGNVELMNRVVFAPISTNFARENGRLTERFVKHYKRRARGGVGLIIVENTSIDFPEGKHMPLQPRIDSKAVLKG
- a CDS encoding ATP-binding protein codes for the protein MFFDRERELKELMNLITYEPNMIIFVYGPINSGKTTLMEEFIGRLSDKYVTFSINLRGRFIPTYEEFINVMFSIKKESMAEIISEIIKSGLAYRGIPVPESILRKLLKYEEDPFVFLEGYFNSLKEKGKIPILILDELQVIGDLKIDGPFIYSLFNFFIRLTKELHLAHVFVITSDSLFLEKIYGEAMLYGRADYFLVDDLDKNTTLKFLKELGLEDEEAEFVWSYFGGKPVYLIEAVKHRDRLKEWCEKQLRIRTQMINSIIDMPGIADILREFLNKETIPFDGKISEPVRELVRKNVLFVDLPNGVIKPQGRLELLAIRNALKRNTDLET
- a CDS encoding OsmC family protein, producing the protein MERLEYQVELEWDGNVGSEAKVREFSFRIDTKTDGHNSGPNPTEYLLAAIGGCLTVNWGRLIKKMRLKVESMEITVYGWRDRKEPQLKEITYKIRIVTNEPEKKILRVKELAEKYGTVFNTVGAGKIKGDVEIVRPR